The following are from one region of the Fusarium keratoplasticum isolate Fu6.1 chromosome 4, whole genome shotgun sequence genome:
- a CDS encoding C3H1-type domain-containing protein, producing the protein MTVCRFFQQGNCKFGNNCRNEHPNPNNNRNQTSNRFGALGGGSNSVADKYSITVEAIERDLTNETPQWILSAYAPGRDAPGQLFGGYPREQSFEELRLHYVMGKASGNEQQALNQAQELWTNAQQQMQNAVRNAQEAVQFIVSAENNHPNRQDICKEGTQGAPFGEFIVGKRPKSMLDVFAGQPNNQSSLATSNTSSPFGGGASAGQSAFGQPSALGAKPSPFGAPSFGQPSQPNTQGSAFGQPSQPGQGGSAFGQPSQLGQGGSAFGQPSQPTPAFGQPSQPASAFGQASQPTSAFGQTSALGAKPSPFGAPSFGQPSQPNAQGSAFGQASQLGQKPNPFGSTTNTNNNASPFGSAGNNNNAPAANPFGAPSGGFANNQNSSPFGNANNQQANSGFSSFGKPSQGASPFGQQQNAPAASSGFASANQAPAQNTNNPFGQPSQPQPNGFASQNNQQANPFGQPSQPNPFGQPSAAPASANPFASAQPQAPKPAAAASSGSPYPPNSSKQHPPVESYSSKGMDGRLSMFRGKPVTYKDNLPGIRDFDGTWRRIWFPDGPPGYSKDTELPPEQYDDKSKAQWMAFAQKGEFEGGVMPELPPPRECTLWNF; encoded by the exons ATGACGGTGTGTAGATTCTTTCAGCAGGGCAACTGCAAGTTTGGAA ACAACTGCAGGAACGAACACCCCAACCCCAACAATAACCGAAATCAAACCTCGAACCGCTTCGGAGCtctgggaggaggaagcaaCAGCGTCGCTG ACAAGTATAGCATCACGGTAGAGGCCATCGAGCGAGACTTGACAAACGAGACGCCGCAATGGATCCTGTCGGCGTATGCTCCCGGCCGAGACGCCCCCGGGCAGCTCTTTGGAGGGTACCCGCGCGAGCAGAGCTTTGAAGAGCTGCGCCTTCACTACGTGATGGGCAAGGCCTCGGGCAATGAGCAGCAAGCA TTAAACCAAGCCCAGGAGCTCTGGACGAATGCGCAACAGCAGATGCAAAACGCCGTCCGAAACGCCCAAGAAGCTGTCCAATTCATAGTCAGCGCCGAGAACAACCACCCGAACCGACAGGATATCTGCAAGGAGGGGACACAGGGAGCCCCTTTTGGAGAATTCATCGTCGGCAAGCGACCGAAGTCGATGCTCGACGTGTTTGCCGGCCAACCCAATAATCAAAGTTCCCTTGCGACCTCGAATACTTCCTCGCCCTTCGGAGGCGGCGCTTCAGCTGGGCAAAGTGCTTTTGGGCAACCTTCAGCCCTCGGCGCAAAGCCAAGTCCTTTTGGCGCGCCGTCTTTCGGCCAACCGTCACAGCCGAATACCCAGGGCAGCGCCTTTGGTCAACCATCGCAGCCTGGACAGGGAGGATCAGCTTTTGGCCAACCATCACAGTTGGGGCAGGGAGGGTCGGCCTTTGGACAGCCATCACAGCCAACTCCGGCATTTGGACAACCGTCGCAACCTGCTTCAGCGTTTGGTCAGGCGTCACAGCCAACTTCGGCTTTTGGTCAGACATCAGCCCTTGGCGCGAAGCCCAGCCCCTTTGGCGCTCCATCGTTCGGGCAGCCGTCACAACCGAATGCTCAAGGCAGTGCCTTTGGTCAGGCcagccagcttggccagaAACCGAATCCTTTTGGGTCCACGACGAATACAAACAATAACGCGAGTCCCTTTGGGTCTGCGGGCAACAACAATAATGCACCCGCAGCGAATCCTTTCGGTGCACCTAGTGGCGGATTTGCCAACAACCAGAACTCGAGCCCATTTGGAAATGCCAACAACCAACAGGCCAACTCTGGATTCAGCTCATTCGGGAAACCTTCACAGGGAGCCTCGCCCTTTGGCCAGCAACAGAATGCTCCGGCAGCATCGAGTGGCTTTGCTTCTGCTAATCAAGCACCAGCCCAGAATACGAACAATCCCTTTGGTCAGCCGTCACAGCCGCAGCCTAATGGTTTCGCATCACAGAACAACCAACAAGCGAATCCATTTGGACAGCCATCGCAACCCAATCCCTTCGGTCAACCCTCTGCAGCACCCGCAAGCGCAAATCCCTTTGCTTCGGCTCAGCCTCAGGCACCGAagccagcggcggcggcgtcttCTGGTAGCCCATACCCTCCAAACAGCAGCAAACAGCACCCGCCGGTTGAAAGCTACAGTTCCAAGGGCATGGATGGCCGACTCTCGATGTTCCGTGGCAAGCCAGTCACATATAAGGATAACCTGCCAGGTATCCGAGACTTTGATGGAACATGGCGACGAATCTGGTTCCCGGATGGCCCGCCGGGATATTCAAAGGATACGGAGCTTCCCCCTGAGCAGTACGacgacaagtccaaggctcAGTGGATGGCATTTGCCCAAAAGGGCGAGTTTGAGGGCGGCGTGATGCCTGagctgccgccgccaaggGAATGTACACTGTGGAACTTTTAA
- a CDS encoding C2H2-type domain-containing protein, giving the protein MNRKRTICRTVPLDGPTARPRSVPAPPKVTAPLSSFDSPALDFRLPSELGFGFDCYRSASPSNLDCAPLRLSHWDSSYCGREMSTVSTDTQSSSSVGSLLSSVSTDTGDTLTIRNGTVPSRGPSPLQTSCLGDSAHPFVCLGPRCQEAFASDEELRCHVKSTHTHSCNWAGCTHPSFSTRDGLIYHVKVEHLVVCPIPGCAESSFQSSRLLQSHIMLAHPKDGDDDVKEWQLPAKVEPIENSIARPVEVARLGKRKERDDDLDNIAATKHMCQDKLRSVVEKRAKKNAGTPRSADSPTDLVRGRASRLIETTSFPLVFEHAILPFLSKYLPAWVGPRHVVTVTRGKTPQMKRICIMSPKAISFARKIIIASHVQDLIPASFLNLVSFVFAKGEVSRTVTWARGLGKDHKDDICTARNPYFFRDPCMGDSIGVKGNDAFEDSTATLGPCITVGGGRYWLGNFHPFMEAYHNLSQVQVEHPSFQDRKRCVSEGHDALTQAASFSLGNLEVTSGLNLKTTRISHDPYWEECDMDKPLIVTDWALIASLSSHANMLRRFPSDTLPQVREAIVTTTAPIMPGADVLSSGRTSGYQRGQIGEIPAYVSGEENGTHKATREWFIEEPYPQDNEDDWIRGGIGVNGDSGAAVVDASTHSLVGQVWGRNHYWGPGQRVTYFTPIADIFDDIQEKCGQQTRPQLPQHRDEADCIPPYPSCRQCYDLRTYLDSRRSSRMSLQSMIMGTGDADQDLTSIEAASELATPRDYNRYPGVEEAGSSFNTIVSPAPGPGSGTPMIADARSPYALTLDPEDLYGPSFAALNQPQKRRASGHTSCPSFNKPKRQRAGE; this is encoded by the exons ATGAATCGCAAGAGAACTATCTGCCGGACTGTGCCGCTCGACGGCCCCACCGCCCGGCCCCGGTCCGTCCCGGCGCCTCCGAAAGTAACGGCCCCGTTGTCTAGCTTTGACTCCCCGGCCCTCGACTTTAGGCTCCCCTCCGAGCTTGGTTTTGGCTTCGACTGCTACCGTTCCGCTTCGCCCTCCAATCTGGACTGTGCGCCACTCCGGCTCAGCCACTGGGATTCATCGTACTGCGGGAGGGAGATGAGCACCGTTAGCACTGACACGCAGTCGTCCTCCTCAGTTGGTTCACTGCTGTCATCCGTATCTACAGATACAGGTGACACTCTGACCATACGGAATGGAACTGTTCCATCGAGGGGCCCGAGCCCGCTGCAGACCAGTTGCCTTGGCGACTCGGCGCACCCTTTCGTCTGCCTCGGGCCGCGATGCCAGGAGGCGTTTGCCTCGGATGAAGAGCTCAGGTGCCACGTCAAGTCGACCCATACGCACTCGTGTAATTGGGCTGGCTGCACCCAtcccagcttctcaaccaggGACGGCCTCATCTACCACGTCAAAGTTGAACATCTCGTTGTCTGTCCTATCCCAGGCTGTGCAGAGTCTTCATTCCAAAGCAGCCGTCTCTTACAGTCACATATTATGCTCGCTCACCCaaaagatggtgatgatgatgtaaAAGAGTGGCAGCTCCCTGCCAAGGTTGAGCCTATCGAGAACTCCATAGCCAGACCGGTAGAGGTGGCCAGGCTCGGCAAGAGAAAGGAGAGggatgatgatcttgacaaCATCGCCGCAACAAAACATATGTGTCAGGATAAACTACGCAGTGTAGTCGAAAAACGTGCCAAGAAGAATGCTG GTACACCTCGGAGCGCAGACAGTCCAACCGACCTCGTCCGAGGCCGAGCATCAAGACTCATCGAGACAACAAGCTTCCCCCTCGTCTTCGAACATGCCATCCTCCCCTTCCTCTCCAAGTATCTCCCAGCTTGGGTCGGTCCCCGTCACgtcgtcaccgtcaccagGGGCAAGACGCCCCAGATGAAGCGTATCTGCATCATGAGCCCCAAGGCAATCTCATTTGCTCGCAAGATCATCATTGCCAGCCACGTCCAGGACCTCATCCCCGCGAGtttcctcaacctcgtctcctTTGTGTTTGCCAAAGGCGAAGTCAGCCGTACTGTCACTTGGGCGAGGGGTTTGGGTAAGGACCACAAGGACGATATCTGCACGGCGAGGAACCCTTACTTTTTCCGGGATCCTTGCATGGGCGATAGCATCGGCGTCAAGGGGAACGATGCCTTTGAAGATAGCACAGCCACGCTGGGTCCTTGTATCACCGTCGGAGGCGGCAGATACTGGCTGGGCAACTTCCACCCTTTCATGGAGGCGTACCACAATCTCTCCCAGGTCCAAGTCGAGCACCCATCCTTTCAAGATCGCAAGCGATGTGTGTCAGAGGGCCACGATGCTCTGACACAGGCAGCTAGCTTCAGCCTCggcaacctcgaggtcacATCTGGGCTCAATCTCAAGACTACACGCATCTCTCACGATCCTTACTGGGAAGAGTGCGACATGGACAAGCCCCTAATTGTAACCGACTGGGCTCTCATCGCCTCCCTCTCCTCGCACGCCAACATGCTCCGTCGTTTCCCCTCCGACACTCTGCCCCAGGTCCGagaagccatcgtcaccacCACGGCACCCATCATGCCTGGTGCCGATGTCCTCTCTAGCGGTCGAACATCCGGATATCAACGCGGTCAGATAGGAGAGATTCCAGCTTACGTCTCAGGGGAAGAAAACGGCACCCACAAAGCCACTAGGGAGTGGTTCATCGAGGAGCCGTACCCTCAAGACAACGAAGACGACTGGATCCGTGGAGGCATCGGCGTCAACGGTGATAGCGGCGCGGCTGTTGTCGACGCGAGCACTCATAGCCTCGTAGGCCAAGTCTGGGGACGAAACCACTATTGGGGTCCTGGCCAGCGAGTTACGTACTTTACTCCCATCGCCGATATCTTTGATGATATCCAGGAAAAGTGTGGCCAGCAGACACGCCCCCAGCTCCCTCAACATCGTGACGAAGCCGACTGTATCCCCCCTTATCCCTCATGTCGCCAGTGCTACGACCTACGAACCTACCTCGATAGTCGTAGGAGTTCACGTATGTCACTGCAGAGTATGATCATGGGCACTGGTGACGCCGACCAGGACCTCACCTCTATTGAGGCTGCCTCCGAGCTAGCTACTCCCAGAGACTACAACCGTTATCCAggcgtcgaggaggccggttcctccttcaacaccatcgtcTCGCCCGCACCGGGGCCAGGGTCAGGAACCCCCATGATAGCAGACGCGAGGAGTCCATATGCCCTCACGCTAGACCCAGAAGACTTGTACGGTCCTTCGTTTGCCGCTCTAAATCAGCCGCAAAAGAGGAGAGCGTCAGGTCACACCAGCTGCCCGAGCTTCAACAAGCCAAAGAGACAAAGGGCTGGTGAGTAG